In Arthrobacter sp. StoSoilB5, one genomic interval encodes:
- a CDS encoding phage tail protein: protein MAEPRGPSESKLLKVLPEVFQVAADTSSPLQALLAVAEDMHEPVRQVLDRIHTVPDPGRAPSSLIPFLSRWVDLDWLTLPGPEGGAGSGVIPGTGAIPISRQRELIAAAAQLSARRGTVDGLTRFLHLATGVPGFDVESVPGAFHIRVLVPAEAGGQLELIRRIVRGMKPAHVTDEVEVRGDER, encoded by the coding sequence ATGGCTGAGCCCAGGGGGCCATCCGAGTCCAAGCTGCTGAAGGTCCTGCCGGAGGTTTTCCAGGTGGCCGCCGATACCAGCTCTCCCCTGCAGGCCCTGCTTGCCGTGGCCGAGGACATGCATGAGCCCGTCCGGCAGGTCTTGGACCGCATCCATACCGTTCCCGATCCTGGCCGCGCGCCGTCGTCGTTGATTCCTTTTCTCTCGCGTTGGGTGGACCTGGACTGGTTGACGCTGCCCGGGCCGGAGGGCGGCGCTGGATCCGGCGTCATTCCAGGGACCGGTGCCATTCCTATTTCCCGGCAGCGGGAACTCATCGCGGCCGCCGCGCAGCTCTCTGCGCGTCGGGGCACAGTGGACGGGCTCACCCGCTTCCTGCACCTGGCCACGGGGGTGCCGGGGTTCGACGTCGAGTCCGTCCCCGGCGCCTTCCATATCCGGGTGCTGGTGCCTGCGGAAGCGGGTGGGCAGCTGGAGTTGATCCGCAGAATCGTCAGAGGCATGAAGCCCGCGCATGTGACGGATGAGGTTGAGGTGCGGGGGGATGAACGGTGA